The following nucleotide sequence is from Deltaproteobacteria bacterium.
CAGGTCGAGCCCGTCCATCCAGATCATGGGCTCGTCCGACTCGCAGCCGTGGTCGTGCCAGTCCCAGTTGGGCGTGAGCACCAGGTCGCCCCGGCTCATGACGCACTTGTCGCCGTTCAGGTTGGTGTAGGTGCGGTCGCCTTCGATGATGAAGCGGATAGCCGACGGCGAATGCCGGTGGCAGGGGGCGATCTCGCCGGGCTTGACGATCTGCACCGCGGCCCAAAGGGTGCGCGTGGCCGCGGGCTTGCCGCCCAGTCCCGGGTTCACCAGCCCCAGCACGCGCCGTTCGCCGCCGCGCTCGATGGGCACGAGATCGCCCGCAGTGTGGGCGAGCCGGCGAAGGTCGGCCCAGCGCCACAGGTGCGCCTTCACCGGCGACCGCGGTTCCGTGGTGAGCTGGCTCGATGTGATGTTCCACAGCGGCACCAGGTGCTTCTCGTCCACTTCCCGGTAGAATGCCTCGGTTTCCATGCTCGTGCTCATGGGATGCCTCCCGGCGCAAGTGTCCTCAAGGTATCCTCAATTCGCCGACCCCTGCAGCGCCAGCCTCAGCCCCGGTTTCCGGATGTACACGTGGTTGGCCTTGCGGCCGCGCAGGTTTTGCAGCAGGCCGAGCACGCCGTTGCCGGTGTACGGGGTGGCCGGGCCGGCGGCGCGCATGGCGTTGAACTCGTCCTTGGTGATGAGCCAGCGGAGCAGCAGGTCGTCGTCCGAGAGGCCGGGCTCGAAGCCCTTGCGGATCTCGGCGATGGACGGTTGCGGCGGCTCCCATTTCGCCAGTTCCCGGGCGCGCGGCCGGTCGAGGATCCTGGCCTTGACCTCCGGGTCCATGAGCCGGCTGCCTTCCTCGCCCCACAGCCCCAGGGCGTAGAGGATGCTCTGGTCGGTGACCTGGGTGTAGCGCTCGCCCACGATGACGTTGATGGCCGCCTGGCTGCCCACGAACTGGGACAGCGGCGTCACCATGATGGGGTAGGCGAACTCCTCGCGCACCCGGCCACATTCCTCCAGCGCCTCCTGGAACTTGTGCTCCAGGCCCACCTTCTCCAGTTGGTGGCGCAGGTTGGAATACATGCCGCCCGGCACCTGGTGGAGGTACTGGCCGTGGTCGTATTCCACCGGCCGCCCGAGCGGCAGGCCCTCCTGCTCGGCGATGCGGGTGAAGTGTTCCGACACCGCGTGCAGCGGCTCCTCGTCCACCGCGGTGGTGTGCCCCAGCGCCCGGGCGTTGGCGACGACGTTGAACAGCGACGGGTTGGACGAGGCGTTGGCCAGCGGCGGGATGGCCGTGTTCACGATGGTGATGCCGAGCTTGACGGCCTCCACGCAGCACAGCGGCCCCAGCCCGGTGGTGCAGTGGGTGTGGAACTCCACCGGGATGCCGCCTACGTTCTCCAGCACCAGCGGCACCAGGGTGCGCACCCGGTCCGGGGTGATGAGGCCGCCCGGGTCCTTGAGGCAGATGCGCGACAGGTCCAGGGTCGCCGCCTGGCGCGCCCGCTCCGCGTAGTACTCGTCGGTGTGCTTGGGCGACACCGAGTAGATCAGGTTGATGATGGGCTCGAGCCCGGCTTCCTTGGCCGTCCTGACCTTGTTGCGCCAGCCCTCGAAGTCGTTCCACTCGTCCGAGATGCGCGCCTGGCGCATGCCGTTGGCGCTCATGCGCTCGAGGTAGAGCCGGTACAGGGAGAAGGGCGTCACCTCGAAGGCGTTGAAGCGCCCCGAGGTCATGCGCAACGGCGTGTTGGGCATCTTCGCCGCCATCAGGCGCAGGCGCTCGAACGGGTCCTCCCTGAGGTCCCGCGCCAGCTTCTTGAGGAAGATGCTCGACATCAGCTCCATGGCGTCGAAGCCCGCCCGGTCCATGCGCTCGGCGATGGGCAGCATCATGCCCGTGCGCATGCGCGTGGCCCACAGGCTCATCTGCCCGTCGCGCAACGTGGTGTCCACGAAATGGATCTCGCTCATGGGCGACAGCCTAGCACAAATGACGGAGGGAGTGGGATTCCGGCGCCCCTCGTTTGACGCCGGCCCGGCGACGTTCTATTCAAGTCCGGGTGCCATGCTGTACGGTCGACAGCGTGCGCATCCACTACGACGAGGCCATCGCCGCGGCGCCGGCGAGTTTCCCGAACGGCAAGGTTCAATTCAACTCAAGCGACACAGGAGGCATCCCCATGGCAAACAGGCTTTTCAACTCGAAGAATTCGATGTTCTGCGAGAAGCTCCGCGTGGTCCTGACCATGAAGAAGGTTCCCTACGAGGTGGTGGACGTCCGCGCCGACAACCGCGAGTCCCTGATCGCGTTCTCCAACCAGCGCAAGGTCCCCACCATGGACATCGACGGCCGGTGCGTTCAGGATTCCACCATC
It contains:
- a CDS encoding biotin carboxyl carrier protein translates to MSEIHFVDTTLRDGQMSLWATRMRTGMMLPIAERMDRAGFDAMELMSSIFLKKLARDLREDPFERLRLMAAKMPNTPLRMTSGRFNAFEVTPFSLYRLYLERMSANGMRQARISDEWNDFEGWRNKVRTAKEAGLEPIINLIYSVSPKHTDEYYAERARQAATLDLSRICLKDPGGLITPDRVRTLVPLVLENVGGIPVEFHTHCTTGLGPLCCVEAVKLGITIVNTAIPPLANASSNPSLFNVVANARALGHTTAVDEEPLHAVSEHFTRIAEQEGLPLGRPVEYDHGQYLHQVPGGMYSNLRHQLEKVGLEHKFQEALEECGRVREEFAYPIMVTPLSQFVGSQAAINVIVGERYTQVTDQSILYALGLWGEEGSRLMDPEVKARILDRPRARELAKWEPPQPSIAEIRKGFEPGLSDDDLLLRWLITKDEFNAMRAAGPATPYTGNGVLGLLQNLRGRKANHVYIRKPGLRLALQGSAN